From Providencia sp. R33, a single genomic window includes:
- the torS gene encoding TMAO reductase system sensor histidine kinase/response regulator TorS produces the protein MNLSLTRRLWMGFALMAALTFISTLVGWYNLRFVSQVEQDNTQALIPTMNMARQLSEASAWELFSAQNLTNADNENSWLAQGRMLTAQSLKITNLLKTLRQQGFDTSAIEQQEKEIAQSLSQQGELVGQRLTLRNTQRQLQQRIISAAGEIAQLAHGQANNAATSAGATQVSLYDLIEEKRTSQAQTALDRLIDIDLEYVSQMNELRLSAMRVQQMVLNLSTLPFNPNAAELDNQLNQAVKILKRRQKYIEDPAVRNQVGSALEVVSRYVELIALYRQENDITTRLQILSQNNIDQFARFSSEVTQLVDTIEQRNQAALAQLKQASERGQNWLLLLSIVSLFSFILILWRVVYRLVTKPLEQQTQALQRLLEGDIDSAFPETAGVKELDTIGRLMDAFRSSVHALNSQREQLADQVKARTAELRVLVVEHRKARAEAEKANQAKSAFLAAMSHEIRTPLYGILGTAQLLLEKPPLKQYREDLHAITDSGESLLAILNDILDYSAIEAGGQNVSISDEPFEPKPLLESTLYLMNASNKNRAIKMVADIANDLPAALQGDPLRIRQIITNLLSNALRFTQSGQITLRSCRFGKYWFIEVEDTGCGIESSRLADIFKPFVQVNSQRGGTGLGLTISASLAEAMGGELTVNSELGVGSCFRLTLPLCLASKPIDKPTGLPVNMNGVNLLLIEDNPLTQKISSEMLISSGAQVTIAGSAAEALAILSQQPSFTAALVDFGLPDIDGITLAKQFSEQYPLLILIGFSAHVIDETLRQRTNKIFRGIIQKPVPRDTLNQLITKYISGGEYLAPATSESPQQVNLSQLSDDAQLMGYPKIQEWITIFKLHSFPLLADIEVAYQQHDAERIKRLAHQLKSSCASLGMQAAVTTCAILEKDPLQPTELRKEIEKGVQVIERWLENQSA, from the coding sequence GTGAACTTATCACTGACTCGACGATTATGGATGGGTTTTGCCTTAATGGCCGCATTGACGTTCATAAGTACCCTTGTGGGTTGGTATAACCTCCGTTTTGTGAGTCAGGTTGAGCAAGATAATACCCAAGCCTTGATCCCAACAATGAATATGGCACGTCAATTAAGTGAAGCCAGCGCATGGGAGCTTTTTTCTGCGCAAAACCTGACCAATGCCGATAATGAAAACAGTTGGCTTGCGCAAGGCCGAATGTTAACCGCGCAAAGCTTAAAAATTACTAACTTATTGAAAACCCTTCGCCAACAAGGCTTTGACACCTCGGCTATCGAGCAACAAGAAAAAGAAATCGCCCAATCGTTAAGCCAACAGGGGGAGTTAGTTGGGCAACGGCTTACGTTGCGTAATACACAGCGACAACTGCAGCAGCGTATCATTTCAGCGGCAGGGGAAATAGCGCAGCTAGCCCACGGGCAGGCAAACAATGCCGCGACCTCTGCGGGGGCAACGCAAGTTAGTTTATATGATTTGATTGAAGAGAAACGGACTTCACAAGCACAGACCGCACTTGATCGCTTGATTGATATCGACCTTGAGTATGTTAGCCAAATGAATGAGTTACGCCTTAGTGCGATGCGTGTTCAGCAGATGGTATTAAATTTAAGCACTTTGCCATTCAACCCCAATGCAGCGGAATTAGATAACCAACTCAATCAGGCAGTGAAAATCCTCAAACGTCGGCAAAAATATATTGAAGATCCCGCTGTGCGTAATCAAGTTGGGAGTGCGTTGGAGGTTGTTAGCCGTTATGTGGAATTGATTGCGTTATATCGCCAAGAAAACGATATCACCACGCGTTTACAGATTTTATCGCAAAATAACATTGACCAATTCGCCCGTTTTAGCAGTGAAGTTACCCAACTGGTTGATACCATTGAACAACGTAACCAAGCCGCACTTGCACAGCTCAAGCAAGCCAGTGAGCGAGGGCAAAATTGGTTATTGTTACTCAGCATCGTGTCACTTTTTTCATTTATTTTGATTTTATGGCGCGTGGTTTATCGATTAGTGACCAAGCCATTAGAACAGCAAACACAAGCTCTTCAACGGTTATTGGAGGGGGATATTGACTCTGCATTTCCTGAAACCGCGGGAGTGAAAGAGTTAGACACCATTGGGCGTTTAATGGATGCATTTCGCTCAAGTGTTCATGCACTGAATAGTCAGCGTGAACAGCTCGCCGACCAAGTCAAAGCACGAACGGCAGAATTACGAGTATTGGTGGTAGAACACCGAAAAGCACGCGCGGAAGCGGAGAAAGCCAACCAAGCCAAATCCGCTTTTTTGGCAGCCATGAGCCATGAAATTCGTACGCCATTATATGGCATTTTAGGTACAGCTCAGTTGTTATTAGAAAAGCCACCACTCAAGCAATATCGTGAAGATTTACATGCAATCACAGATTCAGGTGAGTCTTTACTGGCTATTTTAAATGATATTTTAGATTACTCCGCCATCGAAGCGGGGGGGCAGAATGTTTCTATCAGTGATGAGCCCTTTGAGCCTAAACCGTTATTAGAAAGCACATTATATTTAATGAATGCGAGCAATAAAAACCGTGCTATCAAGATGGTGGCAGACATTGCAAATGACTTACCTGCAGCACTACAGGGCGACCCATTACGCATTCGGCAAATTATTACTAACTTATTGAGCAATGCGCTGCGCTTCACACAGTCAGGGCAAATTACCCTGCGCAGTTGCCGCTTTGGTAAATATTGGTTTATTGAAGTTGAAGATACCGGGTGTGGCATAGAAAGCTCGCGTTTGGCGGATATTTTTAAACCGTTTGTGCAAGTGAATAGTCAGCGTGGCGGAACCGGCCTTGGGCTAACGATCAGTGCGAGCTTGGCTGAAGCCATGGGCGGGGAACTTACGGTCAATAGCGAGTTGGGGGTGGGAAGCTGTTTTCGCTTAACTTTGCCCCTTTGCCTTGCTTCTAAGCCAATCGATAAGCCCACTGGATTACCAGTTAACATGAACGGCGTGAATTTATTGCTGATAGAAGATAACCCGCTGACACAAAAAATTAGCAGTGAAATGCTAATTTCAAGCGGGGCGCAGGTGACAATAGCGGGCTCAGCCGCAGAAGCGTTAGCGATACTCTCACAACAACCTTCTTTTACCGCTGCGCTGGTGGATTTTGGTTTGCCCGATATTGATGGCATTACACTGGCAAAACAGTTTTCAGAGCAATATCCGCTGCTGATCCTAATAGGTTTTAGTGCCCATGTGATTGATGAAACGTTGCGGCAACGTACCAATAAAATTTTTCGTGGGATCATTCAAAAACCCGTTCCACGAGATACACTTAACCAATTAATTACTAAATATATTTCAGGTGGTGAATACCTTGCTCCTGCCACTTCAGAGAGTCCACAACAGGTCAATTTATCGCAACTGAGCGATGATGCACAACTGATGGGGTACCCTAAAATACAAGAATGGATAACCATCTTTAAGCTGCATTCTTTCCCATTATTGGCTGATATTGAAGTTGCTTATCAACAACATGATGCCGAGCGTATTAAACGGCTGGCGCACCAGTTAAAAAGTAGCTGTGCCAGCTTAGGGATGCAAGCAGCAGTGACGACGTGTGCTATTTTAGAGAAAGACCCTTTACAACCCACAGAGTTACGAAAAGAAATCGAAAAGGGGGTGCAGGTAATTGAGCGATGGTTGGAAAATCAATCGGCTTGA
- the cfa gene encoding cyclopropane fatty acyl phospholipid synthase — MSTEHAVNQKTSVDSWKRIVSELLSEAGIEINGSQPFDIHVRNDQFYKRVLQQGSIGLGESYMDGWWDCERLDIFFHHALRHGLDKKLPHNFSDTLKIAIARIRNLQTPKRARMVGEEHYDLGNDLFSRMLDPYMQYSCGYWKGLENTPENLPLAQEQKLKLICEKLQLKPGMRLLDIGCGWGGLAAFAAKHYSVSVTGVTISAEQQKYAQARCAELDVQIRLDDYRNLNDQFDRIVSVGMFEHVGPKNYATYFDVVKRNLKPNGLFLLHTIGSNRNKVNVDAWINKYIFPNGCLPSLQNIGESSENKLVMKDWHNFGADYDKTLMAWYSRFQAAWPELEANYTPRFKRMFSYYLNACAGAFRARDIQLWQILWSPQGVEGGLRVAR, encoded by the coding sequence ATGAGTACTGAACATGCTGTTAATCAAAAAACCTCTGTCGACTCTTGGAAGCGCATTGTTAGCGAGCTATTAAGCGAGGCTGGCATTGAAATTAATGGCTCCCAGCCTTTCGATATTCACGTACGCAATGACCAATTTTACAAACGAGTCTTGCAACAAGGCTCCATTGGGCTAGGCGAGAGTTATATGGACGGTTGGTGGGATTGCGAGCGTTTAGATATCTTTTTCCACCACGCACTCCGTCATGGGCTCGATAAAAAACTGCCACATAATTTCAGCGATACACTGAAAATTGCCATTGCACGCATTCGTAATTTACAAACACCAAAACGTGCGCGCATGGTTGGTGAAGAACATTACGACCTTGGTAACGACTTATTTTCACGCATGCTTGACCCTTATATGCAATATTCCTGTGGTTATTGGAAAGGGTTAGAAAATACTCCCGAAAACTTACCTTTGGCGCAAGAACAAAAATTAAAACTGATTTGCGAAAAACTGCAATTAAAACCGGGAATGCGCTTACTTGATATCGGTTGCGGTTGGGGAGGCCTTGCGGCTTTTGCTGCAAAACATTATTCAGTGTCGGTAACGGGTGTAACGATTTCTGCTGAGCAGCAAAAGTACGCACAAGCACGATGTGCTGAACTGGACGTGCAAATTCGATTAGACGATTACCGTAATCTTAATGACCAATTTGATCGCATTGTTTCCGTTGGCATGTTTGAGCATGTCGGCCCAAAAAACTATGCAACCTATTTTGATGTAGTGAAACGCAATTTAAAACCCAATGGGTTATTTTTATTGCACACTATTGGTTCCAATCGAAATAAGGTCAATGTCGATGCATGGATCAATAAATATATATTTCCAAATGGTTGCCTACCTTCACTGCAAAATATTGGTGAAAGTAGTGAAAATAAATTAGTGATGAAAGATTGGCATAACTTTGGCGCTGACTACGATAAAACGCTGATGGCGTGGTATTCACGTTTTCAAGCCGCTTGGCCTGAACTAGAAGCAAACTATACACCGCGTTTTAAACGAATGTTTTCTTATTACTTAAATGCCTGCGCGGGTGCTTTTCGAGCCCGAGACATCCAGTTATGGCAAATTTTATGGAGCCCGCAAGGTGTCGAAGGTGGCCTGCGAGTTGCAAGGTAA
- a CDS encoding OmpG family monomeric porin, giving the protein MKNKKILFFCTFILLTSNKTWADDLIFDNNPENILIKNPSQINNDEYNFKVGMLFENENTQSNSDKKGVFEQTYYLEYEKDNWHFYGGFYQENHNVSSYYKTKGRDSWFDRYETNLRYQSRITDNIELGLLGGFRYYRWHHRGPENQEHVYNTLRYDIQPDWKVTLTDNLNFAGWLGLFNYYNHIEKNELTDKEIEGETGFNYAFNETFSASLNYYINQGWNKGSRSSAEFAQQEIRLYFPINLSLFADQPTTLTPYYRHTLDTYHFDDERNKKKHERDRRYGLLLEQNITDRLFISLEYALETQKQSYANEGEKRHYYFHYSGLNLSYRF; this is encoded by the coding sequence ATGAAAAATAAAAAAATATTATTTTTTTGTACATTTATATTATTGACCTCAAATAAAACATGGGCTGACGATCTGATTTTTGATAATAATCCTGAGAATATTTTAATCAAAAACCCTTCTCAAATTAATAATGATGAATATAATTTCAAAGTAGGCATGTTATTTGAGAATGAAAACACACAATCCAACAGTGATAAAAAAGGAGTATTTGAACAAACCTATTATTTAGAATATGAAAAAGATAACTGGCATTTTTATGGAGGGTTCTACCAAGAGAATCATAATGTCTCCAGCTATTATAAAACAAAAGGTAGAGACAGTTGGTTTGACCGATACGAAACTAACCTTCGTTATCAAAGCCGTATCACTGATAATATTGAACTGGGTTTATTAGGTGGATTTCGATATTACCGTTGGCACCACCGTGGTCCAGAAAACCAAGAACATGTTTACAACACGCTACGCTATGACATTCAACCCGATTGGAAAGTCACGCTAACAGACAACCTTAATTTTGCAGGTTGGCTTGGACTGTTTAACTACTATAATCACATTGAAAAAAACGAGTTAACAGACAAAGAAATTGAAGGCGAAACAGGATTTAACTATGCATTCAATGAAACATTCAGTGCTAGCCTTAATTATTATATTAACCAAGGTTGGAACAAGGGAAGTCGCTCATCAGCAGAATTTGCTCAACAAGAAATTCGCCTATATTTCCCAATAAACCTCTCTTTATTTGCGGACCAGCCAACTACCTTAACCCCCTATTACCGTCATACTTTAGATACTTATCACTTTGATGATGAACGCAATAAGAAAAAACATGAAAGGGACCGCCGATATGGCTTGTTACTTGAACAAAATATTACCGACCGACTGTTTATCTCTTTGGAATATGCCTTAGAAACACAAAAACAAAGCTACGCAAATGAAGGTGAAAAGCGACATTACTATTTTCACTATTCAGGTTTGAACCTCAGTTATCGCTTCTGA
- a CDS encoding glycoside hydrolase family 27 protein yields MNKYHVVIFAALFSFIAKADINKETIKSPENKISFSANLANTPPMGWSSWNNYGDRINEKIIMDTIDKMVSSGLRDAGYIYVNIDDGWQKHKGSRAEHPLTFDEKKFPRGIKYIADYAHKNGMKLGIYSGPGNETCAGYTGSEGHEQEDAKLFASWGIDHLKYDSCCSHQQASKEALVTAFGEMSKQLDSAGRPMVYHACHCGWQNIWEWAADLGANQWRIGQDISDDFNYPGNREGYYFDVLDMIDRGVGLEQYSGKGHWNDYDMLIIGLHGKSQELVGTGASNTEYRTHFAMWSMLSSPLLIGADLDNLTADDLATLKNKEIIALNQDSLGIQAKRYVNNGDLQIFAKPLADGSWAVALLNRSGQTANMTLNIHQDLDLPWKQTKVRDLWEHKDLGTFEESYTTEVQSHEAKILLIRSGW; encoded by the coding sequence ATGAATAAATATCATGTTGTTATTTTTGCCGCCCTATTTAGTTTCATTGCTAAAGCCGATATAAATAAAGAAACAATTAAATCACCCGAAAATAAGATATCATTCAGTGCTAATCTTGCCAATACTCCACCAATGGGATGGTCCAGTTGGAATAATTATGGCGATAGAATTAATGAAAAAATAATCATGGATACTATCGATAAAATGGTTTCAAGTGGATTAAGGGATGCGGGTTATATTTATGTCAATATTGATGATGGTTGGCAAAAACATAAAGGTTCTCGTGCTGAACATCCATTAACATTTGATGAGAAAAAATTTCCCAGAGGAATTAAATACATTGCAGATTACGCACATAAAAATGGCATGAAACTTGGTATTTATAGCGGCCCAGGTAATGAAACGTGTGCAGGGTATACTGGCTCTGAAGGGCACGAGCAAGAGGATGCAAAACTCTTTGCATCTTGGGGAATTGACCACTTGAAATATGATTCCTGCTGTAGCCATCAGCAAGCATCAAAGGAAGCCCTCGTGACAGCTTTTGGTGAGATGTCTAAACAACTCGATAGCGCGGGTCGCCCGATGGTATACCATGCTTGCCATTGTGGCTGGCAAAATATTTGGGAATGGGCTGCTGACTTAGGTGCCAATCAATGGCGCATTGGCCAAGATATCAGTGATGATTTCAACTACCCTGGTAACCGCGAAGGTTATTATTTTGATGTCCTCGATATGATAGACAGAGGGGTTGGGCTTGAACAATATAGTGGTAAAGGCCACTGGAACGATTACGACATGCTAATCATTGGCTTACATGGAAAGTCACAAGAACTTGTTGGAACAGGTGCATCGAATACGGAATATCGTACACACTTTGCCATGTGGTCTATGCTCAGTTCACCACTCTTGATAGGCGCCGATTTAGATAATTTAACTGCTGATGATTTAGCCACATTAAAGAATAAAGAAATTATTGCATTGAACCAAGACTCTTTGGGGATCCAAGCTAAACGTTATGTCAATAATGGTGACTTGCAAATTTTTGCAAAACCCTTAGCCGATGGATCATGGGCAGTCGCCCTTTTGAACCGCTCAGGGCAAACTGCAAATATGACGCTGAATATTCATCAAGATTTAGACCTTCCGTGGAAGCAAACAAAAGTCCGTGATTTATGGGAACATAAAGATTTAGGAACTTTTGAAGAAAGTTATACCACTGAAGTCCAATCTCATGAGGCAAAAATACTACTCATTCGTAGCGGTTGGTAA
- a CDS encoding DMT family transporter, with the protein MKNNSWIIYTFLVVITWGVWGAFSAWPTQEYGYPDQWIYIIWSLTMLIPCYFSLRGKKFDTSGKAIFYGCLVGFTGAGGQLLLFKTLAMGAPAYLVFPIISISPAITVIMSLGILKERITKLGFVGVALALLSIVMFSISSNNGEQSDGITWLVYSVIICAAWGIQAFFMKRASNEGVQDSSIFGYMTITGIILAPIAWLMLPDTSISYPWAAIVSTAFIQVLNAIGALCLVMALARGKATIIAPCTNALAPVLTAVISLIIYQAVPGTWSLIGIVLAVTGSTIMVYSEEKKQTLNITQSEI; encoded by the coding sequence ATGAAAAATAATTCTTGGATTATTTATACTTTTTTAGTAGTCATTACATGGGGCGTTTGGGGAGCATTTAGTGCTTGGCCAACGCAAGAATATGGCTATCCCGACCAATGGATTTATATTATTTGGTCACTCACGATGTTAATTCCCTGCTATTTTTCATTACGCGGGAAAAAATTTGATACCTCTGGTAAAGCCATTTTTTATGGTTGCTTAGTGGGCTTTACAGGTGCAGGTGGTCAATTACTGTTATTTAAAACTCTCGCTATGGGGGCGCCCGCTTATTTAGTTTTCCCAATTATTTCTATTTCCCCCGCTATTACCGTTATTATGTCTCTGGGAATATTAAAAGAAAGAATTACTAAATTAGGTTTTGTTGGTGTTGCTCTCGCTTTATTATCTATCGTCATGTTTAGTATAAGCAGTAATAATGGTGAACAAAGTGATGGCATAACGTGGTTAGTTTATTCTGTAATCATCTGTGCTGCATGGGGAATTCAAGCCTTCTTTATGAAAAGGGCATCAAATGAAGGTGTGCAAGATAGTTCAATTTTCGGTTATATGACAATTACGGGAATTATTCTTGCCCCAATAGCTTGGTTAATGTTACCTGATACATCAATAAGTTATCCATGGGCTGCCATTGTATCAACGGCATTTATCCAAGTTCTTAATGCCATCGGTGCCCTTTGCTTAGTCATGGCTTTAGCCAGAGGTAAAGCAACTATTATCGCGCCTTGTACCAATGCACTGGCACCTGTATTAACTGCTGTCATTTCACTTATTATATACCAAGCGGTTCCAGGAACATGGTCATTAATTGGTATCGTACTTGCAGTAACAGGTTCAACAATTATGGTTTATTCAGAGGAAAAAAAGCAAACATTAAATATTACACAAAGTGAAATATAA
- a CDS encoding N-acetylglucosamine kinase, which produces MIFLGVDGGGTKTAFVLITDTGEVLARHESATSYYLSVGMDSARNVVINGINEICRRAGVQPHEIDYTFLGLPAYGEISADIAQLNALPSSLLSSDKYRCDNDMVCAWAASLGCQDGINIVSGTGSIAYGEHNGVTARCGGWGELFSDEGSAYWIGNQSLNLFSRMADGRLQKDIFYDLLRETYPVANDLDICDLVFNQWKGDRGKIASIAPIACEAAIAGDKQSRAIFFQAAKELSLMVDSLRGLLNYQSDERVRVSYSGGVFKCGDIILEAFAYELAKLNGNYHISLPEYHPSLGAAIYAAKLNSTPLNEQALKKLTLGG; this is translated from the coding sequence ATGATTTTTTTGGGAGTCGATGGGGGCGGAACCAAAACAGCCTTTGTTCTAATAACAGACACTGGAGAAGTACTGGCACGTCATGAGTCAGCCACCAGCTACTATTTAAGTGTTGGGATGGATTCTGCCCGCAATGTTGTCATTAACGGCATCAATGAAATCTGTCGCCGCGCAGGCGTTCAACCTCATGAGATTGATTATACCTTCTTAGGGTTGCCCGCTTATGGTGAAATTTCAGCGGATATTGCCCAGCTCAATGCCCTTCCTTCTTCATTACTCAGCAGCGATAAATATCGCTGCGATAACGATATGGTTTGTGCATGGGCTGCAAGCTTAGGCTGCCAAGATGGTATCAATATCGTTTCGGGCACAGGCTCAATCGCTTATGGCGAACACAATGGCGTAACGGCTCGCTGTGGCGGATGGGGTGAACTATTTAGCGATGAAGGAAGTGCCTATTGGATAGGTAACCAATCTCTAAATTTGTTCTCTCGTATGGCTGATGGCCGTTTACAAAAAGACATTTTTTACGACCTACTACGAGAAACCTATCCTGTTGCCAACGACTTAGATATTTGTGACTTGGTTTTTAACCAATGGAAAGGCGACCGGGGAAAAATTGCGTCAATTGCCCCTATTGCGTGTGAAGCCGCCATTGCAGGTGATAAACAAAGTCGAGCAATTTTCTTTCAAGCAGCAAAAGAACTGTCTTTAATGGTTGATTCTTTACGTGGACTTTTAAATTATCAATCAGATGAACGTGTTCGAGTATCTTATTCTGGGGGGGTATTTAAGTGTGGCGATATTATCCTTGAAGCATTTGCCTATGAATTGGCAAAGCTCAATGGTAATTACCATATTTCATTACCTGAATACCACCCTAGCCTTGGTGCTGCCATTTATGCTGCAAAACTTAATAGTACACCACTCAACGAACAAGCATTAAAAAAACTGACACTTGGAGGCTAA
- a CDS encoding tagatose bisphosphate family class II aldolase: protein MSIISTKYLLQRARQQGWAVPAFNIHNAETIQAVLEVCAERQSPAILAGTPGTYKHIACEEMLALCRAYSKSYNMPTILHLDHHEQFDDIVHKVNAGVRSAMIDASHFPFEQNVDLVRQVVNFCHRADCSVEAELGQLGGQEDDKNVDAQSAFLTDPQQAVEFVHRTGIDSLAVAIGTAHGMYTQPPKIDFDRLSVIGKLVDIPLVLHGGSGVPNDDVTHAIRLGVAKVNVGTELKIAFANAVKAYFAENPNANDPRFYMRTGMDAMKQVVHEKITLCGSEGRL from the coding sequence ATGTCAATTATCTCAACAAAATACTTATTACAACGCGCACGCCAACAAGGCTGGGCAGTACCTGCGTTTAATATCCACAACGCAGAAACTATTCAGGCGGTACTAGAGGTGTGTGCTGAGCGCCAATCACCTGCAATTTTAGCAGGTACACCAGGAACCTATAAACATATTGCATGTGAAGAAATGCTGGCACTGTGCCGTGCCTATTCCAAAAGCTACAACATGCCAACGATTTTGCACCTTGACCATCACGAGCAATTTGATGACATCGTTCATAAAGTCAATGCGGGTGTACGCAGTGCCATGATCGATGCGAGCCACTTTCCATTCGAACAAAATGTTGATTTAGTGAGGCAAGTCGTCAATTTTTGCCATCGTGCGGATTGTAGTGTGGAGGCGGAATTAGGACAATTAGGCGGTCAAGAAGATGATAAAAATGTGGATGCTCAAAGTGCATTTTTAACAGACCCTCAGCAAGCCGTTGAGTTTGTACACCGTACAGGAATTGACAGTCTTGCCGTCGCAATTGGTACGGCTCACGGCATGTATACACAGCCACCCAAAATTGATTTTGACCGTCTATCTGTCATTGGAAAATTGGTGGACATCCCCCTGGTGTTACATGGGGGAAGTGGTGTACCCAACGATGATGTGACCCATGCCATTCGTTTAGGTGTCGCTAAGGTCAATGTAGGAACAGAATTAAAAATTGCCTTTGCAAATGCCGTAAAAGCGTATTTTGCAGAAAATCCAAATGCCAATGACCCACGCTTTTACATGCGAACTGGTATGGATGCAATGAAACAAGTGGTCCATGAGAAGATCACACTGTGTGGCTCTGAAGGCCGCCTATAA
- a CDS encoding SIS domain-containing protein yields MTTTQAMTECWTEKEIRQQPDMWRQTQASVSAYQAKTAAFLQPLLAMSDLRILLTGAGSSAFIGDTIAPILAKKLQVPVISVSTTDMVSDPTGYLPEHCPLLIVSFARSGSSPESLAALTIAEQRNPRCFHLIVTCNPQGALYQRYHNEKNALILPIPAQTCDRGFAMTSSMSSMMLGCMAAFECEGTDRISVDVLANSVSLLLEQQKNMQSSPLQVAGVKRIIWLGSGCLQGIAHESALKILELTAGKTATFYESPVGFRHGPKSLIDNETQVIILVSNHPYTRSYDLDLLAELRNDAIARNVTAISGQQDAAIEQGDYFYLPNAQHFSDSQLVLGFLVFAQIYAVAQSIHFSFEPDNPSPQGFVNRVVKGVNIYPWHTEQ; encoded by the coding sequence ATGACTACGACACAAGCAATGACCGAATGTTGGACCGAAAAAGAAATTCGCCAACAGCCTGATATGTGGCGGCAAACCCAAGCGTCAGTAAGCGCTTACCAAGCGAAAACAGCGGCATTTCTGCAACCGTTGCTTGCAATGTCAGACTTACGTATTTTACTCACAGGCGCAGGTTCTTCGGCCTTTATTGGTGACACAATTGCCCCCATACTAGCGAAAAAACTGCAAGTTCCCGTTATCTCTGTCTCAACGACAGACATGGTCAGCGACCCAACTGGCTACCTACCGGAACACTGCCCGTTGTTGATTGTTTCTTTTGCTCGTTCGGGTTCAAGCCCTGAAAGTTTGGCCGCACTTACCATTGCTGAACAACGTAACCCACGTTGTTTCCATTTAATCGTGACTTGCAATCCTCAAGGCGCACTATACCAACGCTATCATAACGAGAAAAACGCGCTAATTTTACCCATTCCAGCACAAACTTGTGACCGTGGATTCGCCATGACAAGCAGTATGAGTAGCATGATGCTTGGCTGTATGGCGGCTTTTGAATGTGAAGGAACCGACCGTATTTCTGTCGATGTTCTCGCTAACAGCGTTTCGTTACTCCTTGAACAGCAAAAAAACATGCAATCGTCACCTCTGCAAGTTGCAGGTGTTAAACGCATTATTTGGCTTGGAAGTGGCTGCTTGCAAGGTATTGCTCATGAAAGTGCCTTAAAGATTTTGGAATTAACAGCAGGGAAAACAGCCACATTTTATGAATCACCAGTTGGTTTCCGTCATGGCCCTAAATCGTTGATTGATAATGAAACCCAAGTGATTATTTTGGTATCCAATCACCCTTACACCCGTTCTTATGACCTTGATTTATTAGCTGAATTACGTAATGACGCAATTGCTCGTAATGTCACTGCAATATCAGGACAACAAGATGCCGCTATTGAGCAAGGCGATTATTTTTACTTGCCTAATGCTCAGCACTTTTCAGACAGCCAGCTCGTTCTCGGCTTTTTAGTTTTTGCCCAAATTTATGCGGTTGCCCAGTCGATTCATTTCTCTTTTGAACCCGATAATCCTTCACCACAGGGTTTTGTTAACCGCGTCGTTAAAGGCGTCAATATTTATCCTTGGCATACTGAACAATAG